Proteins found in one Paenibacillus sp. FSL R10-2782 genomic segment:
- a CDS encoding carbohydrate ABC transporter permease, producing the protein MQLLQRKTTGEAIFDVVNSVFMLIICFVTLYPVWYVLVNSFNEGADAMRGGIYWWPRVFSLGSYQAVFANNGIMTAMGVTITKTVIGTIVHVFFTAMIAYAYSRRELIGRKLYMLIGTITLFFGGGLIPTYLLIRDLGLLDSFWVYIIPAMFSFFDLIIFMAFFRELPDALEEAAKIDGANDFSIFCRIVLPVSMPVVATIALFHGVYQWNDYFTGMIYINNTDLQPIQTYLYRVVAQSSSNQMMSAAPGIVAQSVTSQSIKLATMVVTTLPIVLVYPFLQKYFVKGLMIGSIKG; encoded by the coding sequence ATGCAGCTATTGCAACGCAAAACGACAGGCGAAGCGATATTCGATGTCGTGAACAGCGTCTTCATGCTGATCATATGTTTTGTAACGTTGTATCCGGTGTGGTACGTGCTGGTGAACTCCTTTAACGAAGGAGCAGACGCCATGCGGGGTGGTATTTACTGGTGGCCGAGAGTATTTAGTCTGGGCAGCTATCAGGCCGTGTTTGCGAACAACGGTATTATGACCGCGATGGGGGTGACCATTACCAAGACGGTAATCGGCACGATTGTACATGTGTTTTTTACCGCCATGATTGCATATGCATATTCCCGTAGGGAGCTGATTGGGCGCAAGCTGTATATGCTGATCGGTACGATAACCCTGTTTTTCGGCGGGGGATTGATTCCGACGTATTTGCTGATACGTGATCTCGGGCTGTTGGACAGCTTTTGGGTGTATATTATTCCGGCGATGTTCAGCTTTTTTGATCTTATAATTTTTATGGCTTTTTTCCGGGAGCTGCCGGATGCATTGGAGGAAGCGGCGAAAATAGACGGGGCGAACGATTTCAGTATCTTTTGCCGGATTGTGCTTCCCGTATCCATGCCCGTGGTAGCGACGATTGCGCTTTTTCATGGGGTGTACCAGTGGAACGATTATTTTACCGGAATGATCTATATCAATAATACGGACCTTCAGCCGATTCAGACGTATTTGTACCGTGTTGTTGCCCAATCCAGCTCTAATCAGATGATGTCTGCTGCACCGGGGATTGTTGCCCAGTCCGTCACTTCGCAGTCGATCAAGCTGGCGACGATGGTTGTGACGACACTACCGATTGTACTGGTATATCCTTTTCTGCAAAAATATTTCGTCAAGGGTCTGATGATCGGCTCGATCAAAGGATAG
- a CDS encoding extracellular solute-binding protein, protein MNIRKWQKGLLAAVLLAGSLAACTSGGGGAVTELKDEMTKATADAPGWKADTEPITFDWYLNFSWFPNKWGTDETSRYVTQKTGVSVNFIVPAGNENEKLNTMLASGKLPDFVTLGWGEDAVKKMIEGKMVLPLNKLAEKYDPYLIKMADPAKMSWYQQPDGNVYGYPNASSSPQDYQKYGQNFVSNQTFMVRKDMYEAIGKPDMRTPEGFLKALQKAKEKFPDVNGQPLIPIGFHEFTDNGNYSFEDYLLNFLAIPHEKDGKLYDRRSDEEYIRWLKTFRQANEQGLIAKDVFIDKRPQMEEKVAQGRYFAMLYQRSDFAGQQATLYAKDPNSVYIAVDGPSNSKLDPPALAGPGISGWTVTLISKDVKDKERAIEFLTYLISEEGNRDLYLGEQGKLWETVNGKPAFKPEVLEQMNKDRAAFDKKYGAAFTFWMLMNTNMNLQWAPPSVDPYKQPEDWTKGKTKGFSQYDNIKPTGTSAEGIASGRIDQIWGKALPKLLLASSDEEFDQLFARFLEDRRKAGYDKVMAYQQKAYEENLKKIEQFTK, encoded by the coding sequence ATGAACATTCGCAAATGGCAGAAGGGGCTGCTGGCTGCCGTTCTGCTGGCGGGTTCGCTCGCAGCATGTACGTCCGGAGGAGGCGGAGCTGTCACGGAATTGAAGGACGAGATGACAAAGGCTACGGCAGATGCGCCGGGATGGAAGGCGGATACGGAGCCGATTACGTTTGACTGGTATTTGAACTTTTCCTGGTTCCCGAACAAGTGGGGCACGGATGAGACCTCGAGGTATGTTACGCAGAAAACCGGGGTCAGCGTCAATTTTATCGTACCGGCAGGGAATGAAAATGAGAAGCTTAATACAATGCTGGCCTCGGGCAAGCTGCCTGATTTTGTGACGCTCGGTTGGGGAGAGGATGCAGTCAAAAAAATGATCGAGGGCAAAATGGTGCTTCCACTCAACAAGCTGGCTGAGAAATACGATCCGTATTTGATTAAAATGGCTGACCCGGCGAAAATGTCCTGGTATCAGCAACCGGACGGAAATGTATACGGCTATCCCAACGCTTCCTCTTCACCGCAGGATTATCAAAAATACGGGCAAAATTTTGTTTCTAACCAGACGTTTATGGTGCGGAAGGACATGTATGAGGCGATTGGTAAGCCGGATATGAGAACACCGGAAGGATTTTTGAAAGCGCTTCAAAAAGCGAAAGAGAAATTTCCTGATGTGAACGGTCAGCCGCTGATCCCGATCGGGTTTCACGAATTTACGGACAACGGGAATTACTCTTTTGAAGACTATTTACTCAATTTTCTAGCCATTCCTCATGAAAAGGACGGAAAGCTGTACGACCGCCGTTCAGACGAAGAATATATTCGGTGGCTCAAAACCTTCCGTCAAGCGAATGAGCAGGGGCTGATCGCCAAGGATGTATTTATCGACAAGCGTCCGCAAATGGAGGAAAAGGTAGCACAGGGCCGGTATTTTGCTATGCTGTATCAGCGCTCCGACTTTGCTGGACAACAGGCTACATTGTATGCGAAGGACCCGAACTCCGTCTATATCGCGGTCGATGGGCCTTCGAACAGCAAGCTGGATCCGCCTGCGCTGGCTGGACCGGGTATTTCTGGCTGGACGGTAACGCTCATTTCCAAGGATGTCAAAGACAAGGAGCGTGCTATTGAATTCCTGACCTACCTGATTAGCGAGGAAGGGAACCGTGACCTGTACCTCGGGGAGCAGGGGAAGCTGTGGGAGACGGTTAACGGTAAGCCAGCCTTCAAGCCGGAGGTGCTGGAGCAGATGAACAAGGACCGCGCTGCTTTTGATAAAAAATATGGTGCTGCCTTCACCTTCTGGATGCTGATGAACACGAATATGAATTTGCAGTGGGCGCCGCCCAGCGTGGATCCATACAAGCAGCCGGAGGATTGGACGAAGGGCAAGACAAAAGGCTTCTCCCAATACGACAACATCAAACCGACCGGAACATCGGCAGAGGGCATTGCGTCAGGACGGATAGACCAAATCTGGGGCAAGGCATTGCCAAAGCTGCTGCTGGCTTCCTCGGATGAAGAATTCGACCAATTGTTTGCCCGCTTTTTGGAAGATCGCAGAAAAGCCGGATATGACAAGGTCATGGCTTATCAGCAAAAGGCCTATGAAGAAAACCTCAAGAAAATAGAGCAGTTCACCAAATGA
- a CDS encoding histidine kinase: MPSRRLPRIKRPLLREVWRWLTDTADRLGGCSLQVKLIVAYIAVILIPVVLFSLYTFHQLYENTMQEITAQNQYVLDTELAHIHSNMEIMERTAQLAISDRNVLRYLTEEREMSSDELVQFNMNVFPNLQHLLYSNPNVANIRLYTSNPHVREIWPMIFNESRLPMVSWLKTAQHQQGKIWWEMYQGPKSLLRGQARQESETVQYMALLREIQAVGSAGERHAGLVETNMRLELFSPRVFDTRQDNRASSQMLIWGGSDSSPWNSGKPMSFNDIATASPLSDALPIPESNLRHLFQSRVQGPGGAFDFTYENKPYLGLYGSIEGLDAYLLNVVALDGSLGDLRQKRNAMLLIICVLILLMSLISYTLHAFILKQLHTLRESMKKVQQDGDFQLRIPVYGRGEVAELALYFRSLLSQINGLIAEAVHKQAAAQEAELQALKHQIDSHFLYNTLENLKMMAELERQYPLSDALTSLGSMMRYNLQWSGPYVALRDEIRHIQHYVAIMNIRHDNQIGLEVHLPPAYMEQEVLKMSLQPVVENAIKHGWSALHNEMDGWEQPERTFSITIEACMMQERFELRIRDNGAGILEERRQDIMSGLGQKDMDSRESGVNGGIGLRNVHRRLSMHYGVGYGIRLDSILGQSTTVTLILPRRHMMRGVDNGD; the protein is encoded by the coding sequence ATGCCAAGCCGCAGACTTCCACGAATAAAAAGACCGCTGCTCCGCGAAGTATGGCGGTGGCTGACGGATACGGCGGATCGGCTTGGTGGCTGCTCTCTTCAAGTCAAGCTCATTGTCGCATATATCGCCGTTATTTTAATCCCGGTTGTATTATTCTCGCTATATACCTTTCACCAGCTATACGAGAACACCATGCAAGAGATTACCGCCCAAAATCAGTATGTGCTGGATACAGAGCTGGCCCATATTCACAGCAATATGGAAATTATGGAGCGAACCGCACAGCTTGCGATTTCAGATCGCAACGTACTCCGTTATTTGACTGAGGAACGTGAAATGAGCAGTGATGAGCTGGTGCAATTCAACATGAACGTGTTTCCGAATTTGCAGCATTTGCTGTACAGCAATCCCAATGTGGCGAATATTCGGCTGTATACGAGCAATCCACACGTACGCGAAATATGGCCGATGATTTTCAACGAGTCACGATTACCTATGGTTTCCTGGCTGAAAACGGCTCAACATCAGCAAGGAAAAATCTGGTGGGAAATGTATCAGGGACCGAAAAGCTTGCTTCGAGGGCAAGCACGACAGGAAAGCGAAACGGTGCAGTATATGGCTTTGCTGCGTGAAATTCAGGCTGTAGGAAGTGCTGGAGAAAGACACGCGGGCTTGGTGGAGACGAACATGAGGCTGGAGTTATTTTCGCCCAGAGTATTTGATACTCGGCAAGATAACCGTGCATCGTCACAAATGCTCATATGGGGCGGCAGCGATTCCAGCCCATGGAACAGCGGCAAGCCCATGTCTTTTAACGATATAGCAACAGCCTCCCCTCTATCCGATGCGCTTCCCATACCTGAGTCCAATTTGCGCCATCTGTTTCAGTCCCGCGTTCAGGGACCGGGTGGTGCTTTTGATTTTACTTATGAAAATAAGCCTTATCTCGGTCTGTACGGTTCTATAGAAGGGCTGGACGCTTATCTGCTAAACGTGGTAGCGCTGGACGGTTCGCTGGGTGATCTCCGTCAGAAGCGCAATGCTATGCTGCTTATTATTTGTGTACTGATTTTGTTGATGTCACTTATTTCCTACACCTTGCACGCTTTTATCCTCAAACAGCTTCATACACTGCGGGAATCCATGAAGAAGGTACAGCAAGACGGAGACTTTCAGCTTCGGATTCCCGTGTATGGACGTGGAGAGGTGGCGGAGCTGGCCCTGTATTTCCGCAGTCTGCTGAGTCAGATTAACGGGCTTATTGCTGAGGCAGTACACAAGCAGGCTGCTGCTCAGGAGGCTGAATTGCAAGCACTCAAGCATCAAATTGATTCCCATTTTCTTTATAATACGCTGGAAAATTTAAAAATGATGGCAGAGCTGGAGCGTCAGTATCCGTTGTCGGATGCCTTGACCTCTCTTGGCTCGATGATGCGTTACAATCTCCAATGGTCCGGTCCATATGTTGCGCTGCGGGACGAAATCCGCCATATTCAGCATTATGTGGCTATTATGAACATTCGCCATGACAACCAAATTGGTCTGGAGGTTCATCTGCCGCCAGCGTATATGGAGCAGGAAGTGCTGAAAATGTCGCTACAGCCTGTGGTGGAAAATGCCATCAAGCACGGCTGGAGTGCATTACACAATGAAATGGATGGATGGGAACAGCCTGAACGGACATTCAGCATTACCATAGAAGCCTGCATGATGCAGGAACGATTTGAGCTGCGCATTCGGGATAATGGAGCAGGGATACTCGAGGAGAGAAGACAAGACATTATGTCAGGTCTGGGACAAAAAGATATGGATTCTCGTGAGTCGGGAGTGAATGGAGGGATCGGTTTGCGCAATGTGCATCGTCGCCTGAGTATGCATTATGGCGTCGGGTACGGCATCCGACTGGACAGTATCCTCGGACAATCGACGACAGTGACCCTGATTTTGCCCAGACGTCACATGATGAGAGGGGTGGACAATGGCGACTAG
- a CDS encoding response regulator has translation MATRLLIADDEKNIRMGLQAMIEREFSGLYECALVKDGREAWQHVQHYSPELVITDIRMPVMDGIMLMQHIRELEPGRRPMVIILSGYDEFQYAREAIRCGAREYLLKPIVREELFGALATLNEELEQHAGQDRLEQRYPIINDNIVGVEKDRRAGSMDGASVTADRSGSMTRAIQYIHAHYSEDLNMAVVSNSVSLNYTYFSQAFKAYTGMSFVQYVKKLRIAEAKKLLVCQGGKIYEIAAAVGFDNAKHFNKVFRELEGTTPQQFRVRKLTGN, from the coding sequence ATGGCGACTAGACTATTGATTGCGGATGACGAAAAGAACATTCGAATGGGCCTTCAGGCCATGATTGAACGGGAATTTTCCGGCTTATATGAATGTGCACTAGTCAAGGACGGAAGAGAGGCTTGGCAGCATGTACAGCACTATTCACCTGAGCTGGTCATTACGGATATCCGTATGCCTGTCATGGATGGCATTATGCTGATGCAGCATATCCGCGAGCTGGAGCCGGGACGCAGGCCTATGGTGATCATTCTCAGTGGATATGACGAGTTCCAGTATGCAAGAGAAGCGATTCGCTGCGGAGCACGGGAGTATTTGCTCAAGCCGATTGTCAGGGAGGAGCTGTTCGGTGCGCTGGCAACCTTGAACGAGGAATTGGAGCAGCACGCAGGTCAGGACAGACTGGAACAGAGGTACCCTATCATAAACGATAATATTGTCGGAGTGGAGAAGGATAGACGGGCCGGAAGTATGGATGGTGCTAGTGTCACCGCCGATAGAAGCGGTAGTATGACGCGAGCTATCCAATACATCCATGCTCATTACAGCGAGGATTTGAATATGGCGGTAGTATCCAATTCGGTATCGTTGAATTACACGTATTTTAGTCAGGCGTTCAAAGCCTATACAGGCATGAGCTTTGTTCAATATGTAAAAAAATTGCGCATTGCAGAGGCTAAGAAACTGCTGGTGTGTCAAGGCGGCAAGATTTATGAAATTGCGGCTGCCGTAGGCTTTGACAATGCAAAGCATTTTAACAAGGTATTTCGTGAGCTGGAAGGGACGACGCCGCAGCAGTTTCGAGTGAGGAAGCTTACGGGTAATTAG
- a CDS encoding DUF3891 family protein yields the protein MVIYETDQAYMMTTQHDHAHISGELASQWEESAFKNRRHKQDFVYAAREHDRGWIELDAAPFWNDQIPAPYTFIDFPLHPRFVFYRLGIDEVEQVNSYAALLCSLMYKELVGRTEHKDAQDKQVACAYLEAEEQRRHRLKQEMSFGVTFDHQVRTDVRRMLFCDELSLFLCSREPGTPTADYEWFADGLTFPAVCHKCGRVRAEWLSDQAVGLSYFPFTGKVRITHTFKKVDKEQIRTTGLLQAYRSSKWMHRTFTVEHILEVEEHQENV from the coding sequence ATGGTTATTTATGAAACGGACCAAGCTTATATGATGACGACGCAGCATGACCATGCCCATATTTCAGGGGAGCTGGCTTCACAGTGGGAAGAAAGTGCCTTTAAGAATCGTCGGCACAAGCAGGATTTTGTATATGCAGCTCGGGAGCATGACCGGGGGTGGATTGAGTTGGACGCCGCTCCTTTTTGGAATGATCAGATACCTGCACCCTATACATTTATTGATTTTCCACTCCATCCACGTTTTGTGTTCTATCGTCTAGGGATTGATGAAGTCGAGCAAGTGAATTCCTATGCCGCGCTGCTATGCAGCCTGATGTACAAGGAGCTAGTCGGACGGACTGAGCATAAGGATGCTCAGGACAAGCAAGTGGCGTGTGCTTATCTGGAGGCAGAGGAGCAGCGTCGGCACAGGCTCAAGCAGGAGATGTCATTTGGTGTAACCTTTGACCATCAAGTGCGGACGGATGTACGCAGAATGTTGTTCTGCGACGAATTGAGTCTGTTTTTGTGTAGTCGGGAGCCGGGTACACCTACTGCGGATTATGAATGGTTCGCTGACGGCTTAACCTTTCCGGCGGTTTGCCATAAATGCGGGAGGGTCCGGGCTGAGTGGCTGTCGGATCAGGCTGTGGGCCTTTCCTATTTCCCTTTTACTGGAAAGGTGAGAATAACCCATACCTTCAAAAAGGTAGATAAAGAGCAAATTCGTACAACAGGACTTTTACAGGCCTATCGTTCCTCCAAATGGATGCATCGAACCTTTACCGTCGAACATATTTTGGAAGTAGAAGAACATCAGGAGAATGTCTGA
- a CDS encoding glucose-1-phosphate adenylyltransferase, with protein MRKKEVVAMLLAGGQGKRLKGLTRTLAKPAVFFGGTYRIIDFPLSNCTHSGIDTVGVLTQYEPLVLHSYIGVGSDWDLDRLDGGVFVLPPHEKENGNNWYRGTADAIYRNLHFLDQYDPEHVLILSGDHIYKMDYSRMLDYHKEKGADCTISVIDVTIQEAKRFGILNVDDDLKIYDFEEKPEQPKSTLASMGIYLFKWEVLRRYLLESASDSESSHDFGKDIIPLLLQHGRSLYAYPFAGYWKDVGTIQSLWESNMDLLAQDPPLDLNDSFWRIYTRSPNQPAQYITQRAILKNSIVNEGCVVDGEVRHSVLFYGVEVGKGSVITDSVIMPNVKIGRNVRIHRAIVSENIIIEDNTVIGSEGSSDEIILFDQESQLHARI; from the coding sequence ATGAGAAAGAAGGAAGTAGTTGCCATGCTGCTCGCTGGCGGACAAGGCAAAAGACTCAAAGGACTGACCCGTACACTTGCCAAACCGGCTGTATTTTTTGGAGGAACCTACCGCATCATTGATTTTCCCCTCAGCAATTGCACTCATTCCGGCATTGATACCGTAGGCGTGCTAACCCAATATGAACCGCTGGTGCTTCATTCCTACATCGGCGTAGGCAGCGACTGGGATTTGGACCGCCTGGATGGGGGAGTTTTTGTTTTGCCTCCCCACGAGAAGGAGAATGGAAACAACTGGTATCGAGGTACGGCGGATGCTATTTATCGGAATCTGCATTTTTTGGATCAGTATGACCCGGAGCATGTACTCATTTTGTCAGGAGATCACATTTATAAAATGGATTACAGTCGCATGCTCGACTATCACAAGGAAAAGGGAGCAGATTGCACCATTTCCGTCATCGACGTCACGATTCAGGAAGCCAAAAGATTCGGGATTCTGAACGTCGATGATGATTTGAAAATTTACGACTTTGAGGAGAAGCCGGAGCAGCCGAAAAGCACGCTGGCCTCCATGGGCATTTATTTGTTCAAATGGGAGGTGTTGCGCCGATATCTGCTGGAGAGCGCGAGTGATTCTGAATCCTCGCATGATTTTGGCAAGGATATCATTCCGTTGCTGCTCCAGCATGGGCGGTCGCTGTATGCGTATCCGTTTGCTGGGTACTGGAAGGATGTAGGCACCATTCAGAGCTTGTGGGAGTCCAACATGGATCTGCTGGCTCAGGACCCGCCGCTGGATCTGAATGACTCTTTCTGGCGTATCTATACCCGTAGCCCTAATCAACCGGCTCAGTATATCACCCAACGGGCGATTCTGAAAAACAGCATCGTGAATGAAGGCTGCGTGGTGGATGGGGAGGTCAGGCATTCTGTGCTATTTTATGGAGTTGAGGTAGGTAAGGGGAGTGTTATTACTGATTCTGTCATTATGCCGAACGTCAAAATTGGCCGCAATGTTCGTATTCACCGGGCCATTGTGAGCGAAAACATAATCATTGAAGACAACACGGTCATCGGATCTGAGGGCAGCTCGGATGAAATTATTTTGTTCGATCAGGAAAGCCAGCTTCATGCACGAATATAA
- the glgD gene encoding glucose-1-phosphate adenylyltransferase subunit GlgD, translating to MSRLIGVINLDHELDQLKELTYFRCGAAVPFASRYRLIDFTLSNMMHAGVHDIALFIRRKYRSLLDHLGEGRPWDLDRRRGGLFILPPDWNDPTDASLGDLQHVHNNLDFFHRSSGQTIVHAGTQHVNKVDIEDVYRYHREKNADVTLVYKQIEQLESEHAPCVRLEIDEDGRVTGIHQEQDHHNIYLEIFVMDKSLYLDQVKHCIAHQDNHFFRDAIQKNPSGLRIYAYPYEGYHAVINSIESYYKNSMKLLDQQQYQALFQNQPVHTKIKYEAPTRYTDTAEVDHSLIANGCTIGGKVENSILFRGVRVEEGARVSNSIIMQKCVIRKGAVVENVILDKDVQLSPDRTLIGDARVPYVIAKNSVI from the coding sequence ATGAGCCGACTCATTGGAGTCATCAACCTGGATCACGAACTGGATCAGTTGAAGGAATTGACCTATTTCCGGTGCGGGGCCGCAGTACCCTTTGCCAGTCGATATCGGCTCATTGATTTTACCTTATCCAACATGATGCATGCAGGGGTGCATGATATTGCACTGTTCATCCGTCGCAAATACCGTTCGCTGCTGGATCATCTGGGTGAAGGTCGGCCTTGGGATTTGGACCGCAGACGGGGCGGGCTGTTTATTTTGCCACCAGACTGGAATGATCCGACGGATGCATCTCTTGGAGATTTGCAGCATGTACACAACAATCTGGATTTTTTTCATCGCTCATCAGGTCAGACGATTGTTCACGCCGGAACCCAGCATGTCAACAAGGTTGATATTGAGGATGTATACCGTTACCACCGGGAGAAGAACGCGGACGTCACTCTTGTGTACAAACAAATAGAACAGCTCGAATCTGAGCACGCTCCCTGTGTTCGGCTGGAGATTGATGAGGACGGACGGGTGACGGGCATTCATCAGGAGCAGGATCATCATAATATTTATCTGGAAATTTTCGTCATGGACAAAAGCCTGTATCTTGATCAGGTGAAGCATTGCATTGCTCATCAGGATAACCATTTTTTTCGGGATGCCATTCAGAAAAATCCAAGCGGTCTGCGCATTTATGCATATCCCTATGAAGGCTATCATGCCGTGATTAATTCCATTGAGAGTTACTATAAAAACAGCATGAAGCTGCTGGATCAGCAGCAGTATCAAGCACTGTTCCAGAATCAGCCGGTGCATACGAAAATCAAATATGAAGCTCCGACCCGATACACAGACACTGCTGAGGTGGATCATTCGCTTATTGCCAATGGCTGCACGATTGGGGGCAAGGTGGAAAACAGCATCCTTTTTCGCGGGGTGCGGGTGGAGGAAGGTGCACGTGTAAGCAACTCGATCATTATGCAAAAATGTGTCATCCGTAAAGGCGCAGTGGTGGAAAATGTGATTTTGGATAAGGATGTGCAGCTTTCACCGGATCGTACCTTGATTGGAGACGCCAGAGTTCCCTATGTCATTGCCAAAAATAGCGTGATTTAA
- a CDS encoding glycogen/starch/alpha-glucan phosphorylase, translated as MFSNKEAFKQAFREQLVGRLGKPMQEAQAEDVYKVLGGMIREQVGKNWAETNQAYKEGQEKQVYYFSLEFLIGRLLGSNLLNLGVVDMVRQALGELGWDLEEIEEQEADAGLGNGGLGRLAACFMDSLASLGYAGHGCGIRYKYGLFEQRIVDGNQVELPDYWLQKGNVWEERRPDKKVEVQFWGHVETREEDGRLVFETQDAETVWAVPYDIPLVGYGHAQVNTLRIWSAESALDPVRGPIRGEGGYYRFLDYNRSVESISAFLYPDDSNYEGKLLRLKQQYFLCSAGLQSILRTFEKLRLPYSQLPDKIALHINDTHPTLVIPELMRILMDVKGLGWDEAWDITTRTVSYTNHTILSEALEQWPVNMVRELLPRVSLIIEEMNKRYCAMLLERYPGQDIKIGEMAIIHGEQIRMAHLAIVGSYSVNGVAALHTQILKEREMKPFHELYPGRFNNKTNGIAHRRWLMHANPELASLYDETIGTRWRTRPRELIDLLRYSGDEPFKERIQAIKRNNKVRLAEQVFAKQSVRLDTSSIFDVQVKRLHGYKRQLLNILHVMHVYNQLKHNPSLDVVPRTFIFGAKAAPGYYLAKLTIKLINNVADTINRDVDVRDKLKVVFLENYSVSLAELIIPAADVSEQISTAGKEASGTGNMKFMMNGALTLGTLDGANVEMHEMVGDDNMFIFGLKVDQIEAYYRDGQYSARKTANSDERLREVLDQLVNDAPFTRHEREFEAIYQSLIDHNDEYFVLKDFAAYVDTQVHIEQVYRNPSEWTRRAIVNMSHAGKFSSDCTIQQYAADIWNIVPLQNDVNKRILS; from the coding sequence TTGTTCAGCAATAAAGAAGCATTTAAGCAGGCTTTTCGAGAGCAACTGGTCGGAAGGCTGGGCAAGCCGATGCAGGAAGCTCAGGCGGAAGACGTATACAAGGTTTTGGGCGGTATGATCCGCGAACAAGTCGGCAAAAATTGGGCGGAAACGAACCAAGCCTATAAAGAAGGACAAGAGAAGCAGGTCTATTACTTTTCACTGGAATTTTTGATAGGCCGTCTGCTGGGCAGCAATTTGTTGAATTTGGGCGTGGTGGATATGGTCCGGCAGGCGCTAGGAGAGCTGGGCTGGGATCTGGAAGAGATTGAAGAACAGGAGGCAGACGCGGGGCTGGGCAATGGCGGTCTCGGCCGTCTGGCAGCTTGCTTCATGGATTCGCTGGCGTCCCTTGGCTATGCTGGACATGGCTGCGGCATCCGTTACAAGTATGGTCTGTTCGAGCAGCGTATTGTGGACGGAAACCAGGTGGAGCTGCCTGATTACTGGCTGCAAAAAGGAAATGTTTGGGAGGAACGCCGTCCTGACAAGAAGGTCGAGGTTCAGTTCTGGGGACATGTGGAAACTCGGGAGGAGGATGGTCGTCTTGTTTTCGAGACACAAGATGCCGAAACGGTCTGGGCCGTTCCGTACGATATTCCACTGGTGGGCTACGGACATGCGCAGGTGAATACATTGCGGATCTGGAGCGCGGAATCAGCGCTCGATCCTGTTCGAGGGCCGATTCGAGGCGAGGGCGGTTACTATCGCTTTCTCGACTATAATCGCTCGGTGGAATCCATTTCGGCGTTCCTGTACCCGGATGATTCGAATTATGAGGGCAAGCTGCTTCGCTTGAAGCAGCAGTATTTCCTCTGCTCGGCAGGCTTGCAAAGTATTTTGCGGACGTTTGAGAAGCTTCGGTTGCCATACAGCCAGTTGCCTGACAAAATAGCGCTGCATATTAATGATACACATCCGACGCTCGTTATACCGGAGCTTATGCGTATTTTGATGGACGTGAAGGGCTTGGGCTGGGACGAAGCGTGGGATATTACGACGCGGACGGTCTCGTATACGAATCACACGATATTGAGCGAGGCGCTGGAGCAATGGCCTGTCAACATGGTGCGGGAGCTGCTTCCGCGTGTTTCCCTGATCATTGAAGAAATGAACAAGCGCTATTGTGCCATGCTGCTGGAGCGTTATCCGGGTCAGGACATTAAAATTGGCGAAATGGCAATTATTCATGGTGAACAAATTCGTATGGCCCATTTGGCGATTGTTGGCAGCTACAGCGTCAACGGGGTGGCTGCGCTGCACACGCAAATTTTGAAGGAACGGGAAATGAAGCCGTTCCACGAGCTGTACCCCGGCCGTTTTAACAATAAAACGAACGGGATTGCCCATCGCCGCTGGCTCATGCACGCGAATCCCGAGCTGGCAAGCTTGTATGATGAAACGATAGGCACACGCTGGAGAACTCGTCCACGCGAGTTGATCGACCTGCTTCGTTACAGCGGGGACGAGCCGTTCAAGGAACGGATACAGGCGATTAAGCGAAATAATAAAGTCAGGCTCGCGGAGCAGGTTTTTGCTAAACAGAGCGTGCGACTGGATACGTCCTCGATTTTTGATGTACAGGTCAAACGACTGCATGGATATAAGCGGCAACTGCTTAATATTTTGCATGTGATGCACGTATACAATCAGCTCAAACATAATCCTTCCCTGGATGTGGTGCCACGTACGTTTATTTTTGGAGCTAAAGCTGCTCCCGGCTATTATCTTGCCAAGCTGACGATTAAGCTTATTAACAACGTAGCGGACACGATCAATCGGGATGTGGATGTCAGGGACAAGCTGAAAGTCGTTTTTCTGGAAAATTACTCGGTTTCACTGGCCGAGCTGATTATTCCTGCGGCTGATGTCAGCGAGCAAATTTCCACGGCAGGCAAGGAAGCTTCAGGCACCGGAAATATGAAATTTATGATGAATGGTGCACTCACCCTGGGTACGCTGGACGGAGCCAATGTAGAAATGCATGAAATGGTGGGCGATGACAATATGTTCATTTTCGGACTGAAGGTGGATCAGATCGAGGCGTATTACCGGGACGGGCAGTATTCAGCGCGCAAAACAGCCAACAGCGACGAACGGCTGCGTGAAGTGCTGGATCAACTGGTGAATGATGCTCCTTTTACGCGGCATGAACGGGAATTTGAGGCTATTTATCAATCCCTGATTGATCACAATGACGAATACTTTGTGCTCAAGGATTTTGCGGCGTATGTAGATACTCAGGTGCATATCGAGCAGGTGTACCGAAATCCGTCTGAGTGGACGCGGCGTGCTATTGTAAACATGTCACATGCTGGCAAGTTTTCCAGTGATTGCACAATTCAGCAGTACGCGGCCGATATTTGGAACATTGTACCTCTCCAAAACGATGTCAACAAGCGAATCTTGTCCTAA